ATCGCTGCGCACCGAACTTTTTGGCGAGCGCTTGCCGCGATGTGTGATCTTGACCGCATTCAGCCTCCAGCCTACTGTATGCCGTATACAAGCCTCCCGGAAGGCAGGGACCCTTATGAGAGTTGCGGTTCTCGGCGCCGGTGCGATCGGTGCGTACGTCGGCGCGGCACTCCACCGTGGTGGGACAGAGGTCCACCTGGTCGCCCGCGGCGCGCATCTGGAAGCGATCCGGTCGGACGGCGTCACGGTGCTCAGCCCACGCGGTGACTTCACGGCCCGGACGCCGGCCACTGACGACCCGGTCGCGATCGGCCCGGTCGACTACGTCTTTCTCGGCCTCAAAGCGAACTCGTACGCGAACGCCGGCCCGCTCCTCGAGCCCCTGCTGCACGACCGCACAGTCGTTGTCGCCGCGCAGAACGGCATCCCCTGGTGGTACTTCCACGGTCTGAAAGGCCCGTACGAGGGCCGCCGGATCGAAACGGTCGACCCCGGCGGCGCCGTCACCCAGGTGCTCGACCTCGACCGCGCGATCGGCTGCGTCGTGTACTGCTCGACCGAGCTCGAAGGTCCAGGCGTCGTACGGCACCTGGAAGGCACCCGCTTCTCGATCGGCGAACCCGGCGGCGGGCAGTCGGAGCGGTGCACGGCCTTCAGTACGGCGATGATCGCCGGCGGACTGAAGTGCCCGGTCGAGAACGACATCCGCAACGACATCTGGATCAAGCTGCTCGGGAACGCGGCGTTCAACCCGATCAGCGCGCTCGCCCGGGCGACGATGGTGGAGATCGCGACGCATCAGGGCACCCGGCAGATGGTCCGGATGATGATGGAGGAGTCGCTGGAGATCGCCGCCGCGCTCGGCTGTCACCCGGAGATCTCCGTGGACAAGCGGCTCGACGGCGCCGAACGCGTCGGCGAGCACAAGACCTCGATGCTGCAGGACCTGGAGAAGGACAAGCCGCTCGAACTCGACGTCATCCTCGCCGCGGTCGTCGAACTCGCCGACCTCACCGGGGTCAAAGCCCCCACCCTCCGCGCGGTCCACGCCGTCGCCGACCTACTGGCGAGCAAGGTCGGCGTCTGAGCCAGGTGGGTCCGGCCACAGCGACGTCGGACCCACCTGTACCCCAAGTCGTACAAGTGAGGTTCCAGCTCGTTCGGCTCGCCGTACGAGCGGCGTGTTGACGCAAACATGTCTAAACTCCTGCACCACGGGAGGTGCCGGGTGGAAGGAACCTTGGGGAGGCGGCGGCGAGGTCCGTCGATGGCTGATGTGGCGCGACTGGCGGGGGTGTCCGGACAGACCGTGTCCCGCGTCGCGAACGGCCGGCAGAACGTGGACGAGGTCACCCGGGCCCGGGTCAAGGACGCGATGCGCCAACTCGGCTACCGCCCCAACGGCGCCGCACGCGCCTTGCGCAGCGGCGAGTTCCGCAGCATCGGCGTGATCGTCTTCGAGCTCTCCACCTTCGGTACGACGCGGACGCTCGACGCGATCGCCACAGCCGCCACCGCACGCGGGTACTCGGTGAACCTGATGCCGGTGCTCGCCGTCAGCCGCCAGGCCGTGGCGGACGCGTTCACCAGGCTGGGGGAGCAGGCCGTGGACGGCGTCATCATGATGATCGAGGCGCAGGTGCTCGACGAGGTGCAACTGCCCGTCGGCCTGCCGGTCGTAGTCGTACATGCGGGAGTCCACTACGACCACCCGGTGGTCGACACCGATCAGATGCAGGGTGCCCGGCTGGCGACTCAGCATCTGCTCGGACTGGGGCACAAGACGGTGTGGCACCTCGGTGGGCCGCCGTCGTCGTTCGCCGCCGACCAGCGCC
This Kribbella sp. NBC_00482 DNA region includes the following protein-coding sequences:
- a CDS encoding 2-dehydropantoate 2-reductase — its product is MRVAVLGAGAIGAYVGAALHRGGTEVHLVARGAHLEAIRSDGVTVLSPRGDFTARTPATDDPVAIGPVDYVFLGLKANSYANAGPLLEPLLHDRTVVVAAQNGIPWWYFHGLKGPYEGRRIETVDPGGAVTQVLDLDRAIGCVVYCSTELEGPGVVRHLEGTRFSIGEPGGGQSERCTAFSTAMIAGGLKCPVENDIRNDIWIKLLGNAAFNPISALARATMVEIATHQGTRQMVRMMMEESLEIAAALGCHPEISVDKRLDGAERVGEHKTSMLQDLEKDKPLELDVILAAVVELADLTGVKAPTLRAVHAVADLLASKVGV
- a CDS encoding LacI family DNA-binding transcriptional regulator, translating into MADVARLAGVSGQTVSRVANGRQNVDEVTRARVKDAMRQLGYRPNGAARALRSGEFRSIGVIVFELSTFGTTRTLDAIATAATARGYSVNLMPVLAVSRQAVADAFTRLGEQAVDGVIMMIEAQVLDEVQLPVGLPVVVVHAGVHYDHPVVDTDQMQGARLATQHLLGLGHKTVWHLGGPPSSFAADQRRRSWEHTLRDHGCDVPPLLIGDWSSAAGYDAGCRLAAEDAVTAIFAANDQMALGLLRALHEHGRTVPDDVSVVGFDDMEEAAQFWPPLTTVRQTFADIGRRSVDTLLAEIHATKHHAPQAVPTELIIRSSTAPPSSR